A stretch of Linepithema humile isolate Giens D197 chromosome 3, Lhum_UNIL_v1.0, whole genome shotgun sequence DNA encodes these proteins:
- the LOC105676466 gene encoding inactive hydroxysteroid dehydrogenase-like protein 1 has protein sequence MLLLIAFWLLVSLIAFWLLLEPITKILRILWEIIIQIYDKKPINFRTKFGEWAVVTGSTDGIGKAYAKELAMKNMNLILISRNLEKLESTKQEILLLNPEIKVEIITADFAEGEKAFLKIRPHLKDIPVGILVNNVGKMYEYPMYLGEVPESDLWDIIMLNVGATTLMTRLVIGEMQKRGKGAIVNVSSGSEFQPLPLMTVYAATKAYMKNFSAALRAEYSRFGITIQHLSPLFVNTKMNAYSPRLQVTNIFVPDATTYARNAIATLGKIDVSTGYWSHSIQKFFTLIVPVWVRTKVGQNLNENFRQDYFKQKKEQKLQ, from the exons ATGCTTCTCTTAATAGCATTTTGGCTATTAGTCAGCTTAATCGCTTTTTGGCTTCTACTTGAGCCTATTACAAAAATACTGCGCATTCTATGGGAAATTATCATACagatatatgataaaaaaccAATTAATTTCCGAACAAAATTCGGCGAATGGGCTG ttgTCACTGGCTCAACTGATGGTATCGGTAAAGCTTATGCTAAAGAATTAGCAATGAAGAACATGAATCTAATTCTAATTAgcagaaatttagaaaaacttGAGTCCACGAAACAAGAGATATTACTGTTAAATCCCGAAATCAAAGTAGAAATTATAACGGCGGATTTCGCTGAAGGAGAAAAAGCTTTCCTCAAGATTCGTCCTCATTTGAAAGATATACCTGTCGGTATACTag TCAACAATGTAGGCAAAATGTACGAATATCCCATGTATCTCGGAGAGGTGCCCGAGTCGGATCTGTGGGACATTATTATGTTGAACGTGGGTGCGACTACATTAATGACGCGGTTAGTTATCGGAGAGATGCAGAAACGCGGAAAAGGTGCGATTGTTAACGTTTCTTCCGGATCGGAGTTTCAACCGCTGCCGTTAATGACGGTATATGCCGCCACAAAAGCGTACATGAAAAACTTTTCCGCTGCGCTCAGAGCGGAATACTCCAGATTCGGCATTACCATTCAACATCTGTCGCCTCTTTTCGTCAACACCAAAATGAACGCGTATAGCCCCAGACTTCAG GTTACAAACATATTTGTGCCTGACGCCACAACTTATGCAAGGAATGCGATAGCCACTCTTGGCAAAATAGACGTCAGCACCGGCTATTGGTCTCATAGTATTCAGAAATTCTTTACTTTAATAGTACCTGTATGGGTCAGAACAAAAGTCGGACAAAATTTGAACGAAAATTTTAGACAagattatttcaaacaaaagaaagaacaaaaattgcaataa